AACAGTTGATAAGTACACCATTATAATTCTATTGCTTAAGTACTTCAGCATGTTCAGCATGTATCTCTAAGCATAAGGATATTGTACTTCATACCACTATGCATTATCACACTCAcgaaacttgttttgtttttttgtttgtttgttttgaggtggagtctagctctgtcgcccaggctggagtgcagtggcgcaatcttggctcactacaacctccacctcctgggttcaagcaattctcccacctcagacttccgagtagctgggattacaggcacgcaccaccatgcctagttaatttttttgtagttttagtagtgacagggtttcaccatattggccaggctggtttcaaactcctgacctcaggtgatctgcccacctcagcctcccaaagtgctggaatgacaggcagaagccaccacacccggccatgaaACTTGTTCTTGATAGCATGTTATCTAATAGTGTCCCAGTAATATCCTTTTTTGGTGGTTGATTTTAGATTGAGCCAGGATACAGTCAAATATGAAGCATTGTACTTGGTGGTCATACTCTTTGGTCTCTTTCAGTCTAGCACAGTTCCCAGCTTTTACTTGTCTTTCATAGTAGATATTTTTTAAGAGTccaggccagttattttgtaaaTGTCCCATAACTGAGATTGTTAATTGCTTACTCATGATCACACTTAGTTAAATACTGTTGACAAGAACAAGAACATGGAacagacaggcacagtggctcacacctgtaatcccagcactttgggaggctgaggcaggcggatcacttgaggtcaggagtatacacacacacacacacacccctgagactgggtaatttataaagaaaagaagtttaattggctcacagttctacaggctatACAGGAGGCATAGTGGCTTTTGCTTCTAGTGAGGCCTTAGGAAACACAATCATGGCTGAacaggaagcaggcatgtcttacgtgGCCAGAGCAGAAGAGTGAGGAGGTGCTACATACACACTTTAAACCACCAGACCTCACAATAACTCGTTATCActagaacagcaccaaggggatggtgccaaaccattcatgagaaatcacccccgccaggccccacctccaacattagggatgaCAATTTGGGATTGTCTAGTTGTTTATTCATGATCATACTCATGTTAAATACTACTGGCTAGAACATGGAATAGATTAAGATGTCTGATTGTTTCcccagtattttcattttttgaccGCTTTTTATGTGATCATAAAAAATGACAccgatccaaaccatatcactttaaTGTAAAACTTAAGGACCCTAGAGAACTGAGAACAAAGGGCCTCCTGGAAGTGGAGTTACTGCAGGCACTCACATAGCCTTCGACTTGTATCCCTGTAGCTAGTCAACAAGTCTTTGCCAAGACTCTACCTACCTACCAAAATTAGACttcttaaaaaaggaataaaaagcagtTCAGAGCACCCAGCTGACTTTTTCCCTCTTGCAGAACACTTAAGGAGTTCCGTGATCGACCGAAAGGACTTAATAATCAAAAGGATTAAGCCCAAACCCCAGCAAGGAGATGACATCACAGTGGTGGACGTAGAGAAGCAGATTGAGGCCTTCCGCAGCCGCCTGATCCAGATGCTGGGGGAGCCTCTTGTCCCTCAACTCCAAGACAAAGTGCACTTGTTGAAGCTCCTGCTCTTCTATGCTGCGGACTTGAACCCTGACGCAGAGCCCTCTCAAAAGGGCTGGAGCAGCTCCTGAGGGCCTGCCAAGCACCGAATGCCAAGAATACCTCCTGAACTCTATCTCCAACTACTTAAAAGCTCCAAAAGTAGGAAAAGTGGCTAAAATCTTACAAGACCAAACCTATATTATTTAATCAGTAGGTTGTAATTTCTAACTCTAGTataagtatctttttttaaataatcctaTCCTAGCCTATTCTCAAATATGGCTTAAATATAcaaggtatatatattttttaataaattatttatctatactttttttgaaacaggttaATACTGTGTGCACCACGTTTAACATTTTCATTCAAGATGTGGAAAAATCCCTCTGCTGAAGCCACTCTATACACCAATATTATGTCATTCAAGGTACTGACGACCTGTTTCAGGAGAGACGTTCACTTTTCCCTAATGAAATGCAAGCATTCTATGTTAGACCTATTATATTGCCTATTAATTTGACTTTGTAATAAATAGAGGGTAGAAACAAAAGGATCAAGTGTGTTACAAAACATTTGATGTTAAAAGGAGACAATAAAAAGGCAATGGTTTTTCAAAATACCAAGTTCACTGTGACTCTGGGTAGGCAGAGTGGAATCACCATTggtaaaaggacaaaaaaatagCCACATTTGAGAAAGTAGTAAGGATTTTTATTGTCAAAACAAGATATCATaatagaagacacaaataaattaattgtTCTCATAATTTTAGACTCCAGGGCCTCTCTATGGAAAGGCCAGCTTCTTATACAGACCAGGTGctatccaaaacaaaaaacaggtactTGAGACAGTGTTCCAGACAACAACTGAACTTGTACACagtgaggagaaataaaaaggtGGCTTCCCTATTTCCCTCCCTCAGTAAGGTTATGTGTTGCATAAAGGGATGAGGCTCATTTTGGTGAAAAATGCTTTCATACAGAAAATTTTGAATTCATTCACCTCCCCACACAGGCATTCCAGGCCCTGACCTGAACAAGGAAATCAAAATAAGGTAACACCATTGGCTTCACATGAACCTCAAGACTATAATCTAACTGTACCTACCAtctcctttactttttttaaaatttaatgtccATTTACCTATACCAAATCAGTAGACTGAATTTTCTCTCTTAGGAAGTTTTTAACCAAATTAGAGCTAAATTAATCTCACTTTAAAGTGCAAGAAAGGCTCTGCTAGAGTAGTGTTTGTTCTGTGGCATAGAAAGAGGAGCATGCCTCCCCCAGCACTGGCCTAAGAGGCCCCACAAGAAGAACTGGCTGCAGGACAGTGATCCATTAGGTCTACCAAAAAGCAGGGGGACTCAGGGTTCAGCCTAGAAAGAGGGGTCCCTGCCGAATCTGGCTTTTACCTGTACCCAGGTCCCAAACAAATCTTGGGTCCCCTAACTGATAAGGCTGGAGCACAGCACCAGCCATCAACAGGGCCAAAGTCGTCTCAGGGAGTCAATGAGCACCTCTAAGCCATGATTTGTCAGTGCTCACGTGGATAGTGGTAAAGGAATCGAGAAGTCTGGGTTTTGGAACAGCACAAACATTCTTTACCTAGTAAGCAGTGATCAACGTTCTTACCTAGggtaaatgatgaaaaaataggTAATGAGGTCCCCATGCACCAGTGCTGAGAATATTTAGTCTAACTTTAAAGCAGTACAAAATGACTTCTACACAACAAGGGCCAACTTTGTACTAATGTTTCTCAAAAACCAATTACATCTCCAGCTCTAGCCTCAATTTAACGGGttctttactttatttatttatttgacagagtctcgttctgtcgtccaggctggagtgtaatggcgtgatctcagctcactacaacctccgcctcccgggttcaggcaattctcctgcctcagcctcgcaagtagctgggactacaggcgcccaccaccacgcccagctaatttttgtatttttagtagagacgtggtttcaccatgttggccaggctggtcttgaactcctgacctcaagtgatccacccaccttggcctcccaaagtgctgagatgacaggcatgagctaccacgcccagctgattaaGTTTTTTAATATACCTTTCCTATGTCAACGCCAAGGTAAAAGGGGAGTGGGGTGCAAGAAACCTTCTTTACCAGAATCCCTGGAAAGAAAGGGCTCTAGAAGCCAGTGGGTGTGAGCACATTCAAGTCACGGGGTTTGAGGTTATGGGCCCGTGGTGGTGGTTTCTTTCCTTCCACCACTGGGATGTCCATCTTGGGCGGCTTCAAGGCTGCTGGCTCTTCAGCCATTTGGTTGGTTTGAGCACGGATCAGTTCCAATGGAGAGGGCTTCTGGGCTCCTCGGTAGGCCTGGGTGGCAAAACTTCCTACAAAAGTGAACCAGAGTGCGAATGATTTCAAAACCAGTAGGCAGCTCCCGATATACAATATGGTAAGATGCCTGCCACGCCGCTCTGTTTTTTGAAGGCACTGCCTTACCAGAGTCATACTTTTGAAGGGATCTCGGTCCAAAGAGGCTCCACTTGTCCGACAAGTTTCTGTCCTTATCCCCACTTCCAGAGTCCATGGTGCTGGGATTTGGGCCAGGTAAGGCTGTGGAAGAACCAGAAGTGAACCAGCccctggaaaaacaaaacaaaacatctccTAAAATACCTCTTCCTTCACCCCTAGAAATGTCTCACACCGAAAGAACAGGAACTGAACTATCCCGTCTCCCTCCGAAACCACAGGCTTAAATAATACAGCCTCGCCTGCCACACTAGCTTTCCTGAAGCACACGGGAACTCGGAAGGGTCACAGGAAGGGCTCACCTGGGCCTCTGCTTAGGTGAAGAATGTGGACTGGTGCTTGGGGTGGACTGGGCTGATGCAGGCTGCCTCTCTTCTTTCGTTATCTCTCCACTCTGTAGCTTTAGTTTCTGCTCAGATGGGTAAGaagagagactttttaaaaatgaaagcaaatgcaAACAGCTAAGCCTAGGCATAAACAATTTGGTTCGCAATCTAACTTTAAGCACAAGACATCTACAGGTGGAATGATTTTGCGTGATCTAACAGGTAGTCCTTTGTTTTTGCCAAAGGACATGGAACTCCATCTCCTCAAAAAATGTGTTCATTCTACACTGTATTGTGAACATCCCTGTACTTAAAGCTTTACACTACAACTTTTACTTTCAGAAAAGTGAAGTAATTGCCCCCACATTCCCCCAAGTCGGTACAATGGAAGAGCCAGAACTCCAGCTGCCAGCCTTCTTGGCCTTTTAAGCAGGGCTTAGGCTCTTGTCTCGCTGCTGCTCCTACCACGTACGAAGCCCTGCCATTCTCAGTCTCTCCAAGCCAAGACTCAGGCATGTGGGTCTCTTCAGCTAAATGCTTCCTCTGAGGAGCCTGCtccattctctcctcctcctctcccataGTCAGCCACTCTGGGTTCCCTCAGCACCGTCAGCATTCCTCTAACTGACTCGCAGTCTAGCGGGGAGAGACAGGTCTAATCTCAGCCCTTCTAGAGCAAGGTTCCCATGCTGTCTCCTCCCTCCGGGCCTGCCATGCCACTGCTTAGCCCAAGCTGTGCTCCAAACAATGATCACATTTGAATTTTCTCAGACATTCAACAGATCCATTCATGTAAGTTGACAATCTGTTACAAGATGTAAGTTACAGCTAATATTTCAGCCATCCTCATGTTCTACTCCTATGGGAAAGACACAGAAAATGAGTCACCCAAAGTCAGTCCTACCGTTACGTAAGGTGAACTGCTCAAATAGAATTCTCACTGACCTATACTGGAAAGTTCTCAGTTAAGTGTCAAAGGCTGATGGTACCCCTCTCTGGAAGCATCGGCCTTGTTTGAAAGCTTAAACTGGCCACCAGCCCAAACCTGATTTCCTATAGCAGTTTCTAAACCTAGCCTGCAAAAGAATCATCTGGAATGCTCATTACAAAATGCaaacagggccgggtgcggtggttcacacatgtaatatcagcactttgggaggccggggcaggtggatcacatgaggtcaggagttcaagaccagcctggccaacatggtgaaaccccgtctctactaaaaatcagccaggcatggtggtgcatgcctgtaatcctagctatttgggaggctgaggtgggaggatcacttgaacccaggaggtagaggttgcagtgagccgagagcgcaacactgtacttcagcctgggtgactgcaAACAGGCCACAGTGTTTTATATCCCTACCCACAGGCCACCAGACCCAGGTTATTTCTccttatatataatgtatactatGATCCTTTCCGGCCTCTTGTGCTCTCCTCACCTTGCCCTCATCATACCCTGTTCAGAACTCTTAAAGCTTGGAACAAGCCTGGATTCTGACCCACCCTTGCCTACAGAAGCCAGTCCAAGTTTCTTAACTGTAATTGCGTCTCTTCACAATCTGCCCCTTCAGGAGCTAGATTTCCAGGCTGCTttggaaggaggaggaagcagccAACAGGAAGTAAGGcatcaggagacctgggtttgGGTACTATGACTGGCTGAATAGATGGCCTCGAACCTCAATCTCCTCATTGACAAAATATGGAGAAGAGCATCTGCCCCAAAAGGtgattgtgaggatgaaatgaatgcAAGGGCTTCACAAATCAAAATGCTATCCAGTATGAAGTGGTCTCCTCTGAAAGAAAGTCATTTGAAACTATTCATTCAAATACTTGGCTGTCACTAAATTAACCCTTACTAAAATTCTTCACttatagaaaagaaatagcaaaaacatTCCAATTCCACATTGGATTTTAACTTGTTAAAATTAAATGCAGAGCATGATGTTCCTTTCCAGTTAAACTATTACCTCTGTTGAGGCTGCCTAGTTCTCCCCAAGATACTTCACATTTGCTTTATGGTTCATAAAGTActcgtgtatatatatgtaagctGAGGCTCTCACTCGATCCTGCTAACCAGAAGTAGCAAAACAGACACACCCACTGTATAGGTGGATAAGCAAAACTACGAGGCTAAGAGCTCGGGAGCGAGACTAACTCCACAGTCCTCAACTAACTGAGCTGGTAACTTCGAAACCACAGCCGCATTTCAAGCCATGAACActgaaggttttgttttttgaaagttcCTAAGAGCTTACGTGGAGTGCTTCGGCCACTCGAAGGTACTTGGTCTCCTCGGTGGTGAGGCCCTTGTGAGGTGTGTAGCCAGCATCTGTCAGCCCTGCCTGTCGCTCAAAATGCTGAATGCTTTCCTGGGTCTGTTCTGGGAACAGAGGAGATGACAGTCATGCCCATTGCCCTCTCCCATCACAAAACAGGGAGGACAACATGGATATCTACTGTTCTCCCCAGAAGCAAGAGACCACACTGACCATCCAAAGAAGAGGAGATTTTCCCCAGAGAGGTACTGTAGCACTAATTCTGAACCGCACACAAAGGCTGTCTAGCCAGAAAGAAGCCTTCCCTCACACCAAGCTGAAGAGGTTATTCCTAAAGGGACAACTGAAGAACCTTGAGCTCAATACTCCCACCCTCCTCTTAGTTGTACACGGtgacattttctttgtatttagaaATGCAACATGGGGCTGGACGCGgtagctgacgcctgtaatcccagcactttgggaggttgaggcaggaggatcacctaaggtcaggagttcgagaccagcctggccaacatggagaaaccctgtctctactaaaaatacaaaattagctgggcgtgatggcgcatgcctgtaatcccagctacttgggaggctgaggcagaagaattgctcaaacccaggaggcagaggttgcggtgagccgagaccacgccattgcactatagcctgggcaacaagagcaaaactccgtctcaaaaaacaaaaaaatacaaaaattagccgggcatggcggcgggcgggtgcctgcaatcccagctacttgggaagctgagacatgagaatcgcttgaacttgggaggtggaggttgcaatgagccaagatcgtgccactgcactccagcctgggcaacagactctgtctcaagagaaaaaaaagaaaaaaagaaatgcagcatGAGGAAGGCGGCTGATAGCCCGACACAGTAAAAATTCTCCAAATATAAAACTTTCTAAGAGATTCACCACCCTCGTCACCTACACAAAAAATTTTGCCAAAGAGAAACTGGCCACATTCAGGCTAGACAGCACCAAGGTACCATCCAGATCCAAACCAGATAGCCTGCCTTGAGCTAGCCAAAGTCTACTGATTCCATGTTTCTCCTGTGTGAAATGGCCCATCCCAGTGCCTGGAACAGCAGACATAACTCCACTCAACATTCCTTCAGTCTGACTTGATTATCTCATAATCAAAAAGTTAGTTCTGCTGTGGAATGAATAACGGCTGACTTTCTGCTTAATCTGTACATAAACCACATAATACACTCTCACATACAGGAATGTGGCAGCTGTGAACCAGAAGACTAGATACCAGATGCCTTTTATGACTTCGTCATTCCTCTTCTAAGGAGGTATTTCcatcagaaatagaagaaaaaaaaaaacctaaacgcATAAAGATGTTCTTCAGACTTACCAGGTAGTCACTTGAAAATCTAAAAACAAGGGATTTAACGCATGACAATATACCAATACCAGGAATTTTttgtttaatagagacaggatcccactatgttgctcaggctgattctcaaactcctggtctcaagcatttctcctgcctcggcctcccaaagtgctgggattacaaccatgagccaccgcacccaactaaTACCAGAATTAAATGCAGCTTTCCTGCCCCGCTACCCTCCCCCacaatggagtcttgctctgttgcccagagctggagtgcaatggcgctatctcagctcactgcaacctcacctcccaggttcaccctcccgagtagctgggattacaggtgtgcaccaccacgcccggctagtttttgtatttttagtagagacggggtttcaccatgttggccaggctggtctcatactcctgacttcgtgatccgcccgcttctgcctcccaaggtgctggaattacaggtgtgagccaccacgcccagccttaaatgcagctttttaaaacttaagactATAGCAACATCAAAAGTTCATGGCAGTGTTAAttgaaaaaaaacagaatggtatATTTACTATACCTggagttatataaaaatatgcatgtatgtgGAAATGAGTAAGCCAAATAAATATGAGTGACATTCACATACTGGAGTGTCATAATGTTCTGTACTGTTagtaaactatatatatattttttgagacagagtctcactcgttgcccaggctgaagtacagcggcatgatatcagctcactgcaacctctgcctcccaggttcaagcaattatcttgcctcagcctcccgagtagctaggattatagatacacgctaccacacccaacaatttttgtatttttagtaaagttggggtttcaccatgttggccaggctggtcttgaactccttacctcaagtgatccacccacctctgcctcccaaagtgctgggattacagacctgagccaccacccccggtgggtaaattattttcattaaagaagTTACATTGtgctagccgggcgcggtggctcacgcctgtaatcccagcactctgggaggccaaggcgggtggatcacgaggtcaggagatggagatcatcccagctaacacagtgaaaccccatctctactaaaaatacaaaaaaattagccaggcatggtggcgggtgcctgtagtcccagctactcgggaggctgaggcaggagaatggcgtgaacccaggaagcagagcttgcagtgagccaagatcacgccactgcactccagcctgggtgacagggcaagactccgtctcaaaacaaaaaaagttgtcTCAACTCTTCCCCACCCCTATGGCACTCTACTCTGATGGTGAAGAGTGCTTACTTTTgctaaaaaaaaacaatgaataagtTTTGTAACACTGCTAGAACATATTCTCAAGCTTGTAATATAAAAGTAGTGTTGTTGATTCAACAGATGTGAATAAGAGAAAATCAAAgtatataggccaggtgcggtggctcacacctgtaatcccagcactttgggaggcctaggcaggtggatcacaaggtcaggagttcaagaccatcctgcccaacagagtgaaaccccatctccactaaaactacagaaattagccaggcatggtggcacgcacctgtagtcccagctactcgggaggctgaggcgggagaattgcttgaacccaggaggcgaaggttgtagtgagctgagaccacaccattgcactccagcctaggtgagagtgagactctgtctcaaaaaaaaaaagaaaccaaagtaaGAGTTAAGAGTTTGGACTTTGGGTTCTTGGTGAATTCACTAGGAAATGCCCAGGACAAATGGATGCCCTCCTGGAGAAGATAAACAAGGGCTTATGCCTTCAAAAATGAGCCAACCAAGGAGAACCTCTATGTACCTTACCCTGGTAGGGGCACAGCTGCTGACAAGCAGAGCCATGTATCTAATTGTTAACTTCCCACAGCAACCCGTACAGCCCTCCAGAATGAAGTTTAGTTAGCTTGTTATAAGGTTAAGAAAAAATCCAAGTTCTCATATCAGGGTTCATTAGGATGACCAATCATACATTCTTAAGACTAAAGACACTTGGACCTGGTCGTCTTCCTGGTAGACCAACTTTGAGCTGtttaaatccaaaaaaaaaaaaaaaaaactggggcaagtgggaaatgcctggatgtttgGCCTTCTCCAGCAGAGCTTGAAACAGTGACAGCAGCAGCTGCCAGCCACTGAGCACTGGGCCGTCTCAtcctcacctcagcctgccagtGACACTCCCCATTTTAGAGCGGGGCGGTCTCCGCAGTTAAGTagcctgcccaaggccacagtgACAGATCTAGGAAAATGAGATTGTATCAACAAAGCAGCAGGAATGCACCTAAATCAGACTAAGATGCTTAACATTTGGCAAATCTTCCACCTAATAAATGGAGCTTCAATACTGACATGATTCAGCCAACCTAACAAACTGACATTTGTTGGGACAAGGTAAGGCGGGCATGTTGCAGAATCATCTCCAGTCCGCTTGTAGGAAGCCTCAGCTCTTCCCCGCCCCTATGGCACTCTACTCTGAGGGTGAAGAGTGCTTACTTGTGATCAGAGAATTCATGATGACATGGGTAGCTTTAGCCTTCACCACTGGGACCTTGTCCACACTGTCAATGGCCGATGACAGGGTCATGGCAGAGGAGGGTAGATTGgcctctccttcctccacctgTTCAAGAGAGGTACAGTACAGAAGCACTTAGGCAGGGCAGGGGAGACACACACCTAAACTTACTCCTTTGGGGAGGAAGTTACTGAAATAACATTAATCTGGTAAGTGAGGAAATCGTTGAAGGGAAGAGTTGGTCATCTCCACCCAGCTAGATAGGTATTATCCAAAGTGACAACAAAAACAGACATTATGTGAATAGTTTACATTTATAAAGGTGGGAAAGTCAGAATTTGAAAGTCTGAGGTCTACTACCTTCCTAGACTATGACCTTCCAGTATACTATAGTACTATGCCCTAAGAATGCAGAAGAAATGCTTATTATGAAGCACTGGCCAcatcccagcactgtgctagATCTTAATTGATGAGAGCACTAGGTAAGTGGTTCTCACCCTGGGCCAGGCATTAAAACAGACTGCCGGGCTCCACCTCAGTTTGATTCAGTAGGTCCCGGGTGGTCCGGGGTGGAGTTCAAGAATTTGTTTCTAATaaattcccaggtgatactgctgctgctggtcccAAGACCACACCTTGAGGACCACTGTTCCCAAGGTTCAAGTAATGGtcttttgaaacaaacaaaaaaatctacttAGCTCTTCATTTTCAACATGCAAGAGCTGGGAGCCTCCACCTTCTGCAATCGAAACACCTGATACCTTACTCAGGCCTAGCAGGGAGGAGAGAACAAGACTTACTCTTTATTCTGTGCCTGTCTGGAAGaactgagaagaaaataagatggtTGAAAAAAAGGGGGGGACAGATAAAAAGTACTGAAAAATGTTGTATCCTTACTACAAAACGGAATTTATACCTTTAAGCTGTGACCTTGAGTAAAACTTGAGCCTATGTTTCCTTACTGGGAAGATGGTTGATTCCTAACATGGGGAGAGTTAGGGCAAATGAAAGATCGCATGTGATGAGTCAGGCGGAGCTCTCCTTTGGCACAGCTGTTCCAAGTTGTCAGCTGTTCCAGCTGAGGCCCCGCGGAAACCTGGAAGCCCGCTCATTCCTTGCCTTGTGGAGCCATCAGCAGGGTGTGTGGCCTGGGAAGCGCCACCAGAAGccccgctcacctcctgctctggACCCTCAAGCCCACTGCTCTGACGTCACCGGCAAGCTGCAGCAGGCCTTTTCTCCTTGCACTTTTGCTACCTGTTATGTGGCATACTCTCTCTTCAACAGCTGACTGGCTCATATTTCAGTAGATAATTGATATAGGGAATATCCCCCAGAGCTGTAGGGGGTACTTTcttagaaaggagctttctgccCTCAGAGTGTACTGGAGGTGGGGGGAAAAAACACTCCTTAGAAAGAATCAAATATGGCTCTGCAAAGAGAAAGTTAAGCAGGGAGCCTGCGTTCATAGTACCAGCTGTGTAGCTAATACAGAATGTGCCAAGCCTTTACA
This sequence is a window from Papio anubis isolate 15944 chromosome 5, Panubis1.0, whole genome shotgun sequence. Protein-coding genes within it:
- the KIAA1191 gene encoding putative monooxygenase p33MONOX isoform X2 — encoded protein: MSLPIGIYRRALSYDDTLEDPAPMTPPPSDMGSVPWKPVIPERKYQHLAKVEEGEANLPSSAMTLSSAIDSVDKVPVVKAKATHVIMNSLITKQTQESIQHFERQAGLTDAGYTPHKGLTTEETKYLRVAEALHKLKLQSGEITKEERQPASAQSTPSTSPHSSPKQRPRGWFTSGSSTALPGPNPSTMDSGSGDKDRNLSDKWSLFGPRSLQKYDSGSFATQAYRGAQKPSPLELIRAQTNQMAEEPAALKPPKMDIPVVEGKKPPPRAHNLKPRDLNVLTPTGF
- the KIAA1191 gene encoding putative monooxygenase p33MONOX isoform X1, with the protein product MASRQPEVPALEASGPLGKMSLPIGIYRRALSYDDTLEDPAPMTPPPSDMGSVPWKPVIPERKYQHLAKVEEGEANLPSSAMTLSSAIDSVDKVPVVKAKATHVIMNSLITKQTQESIQHFERQAGLTDAGYTPHKGLTTEETKYLRVAEALHKLKLQSGEITKEERQPASAQSTPSTSPHSSPKQRPRGWFTSGSSTALPGPNPSTMDSGSGDKDRNLSDKWSLFGPRSLQKYDSGSFATQAYRGAQKPSPLELIRAQTNQMAEEPAALKPPKMDIPVVEGKKPPPRAHNLKPRDLNVLTPTGF